Proteins found in one Hyla sarda isolate aHylSar1 chromosome 7, aHylSar1.hap1, whole genome shotgun sequence genomic segment:
- the GAPDH gene encoding glyceraldehyde-3-phosphate dehydrogenase: protein MVVKVGINGFGRIGRLVTRAAFISDKLSVVAINDPFIDLSYMEYMFKYDSTHGRFKGTVAIENGKLMINGHPITVSQERDPANIKWAEAGADYVVESTGVFTTVDKASAHLKGGAKRVIISAPSADAPMYVVGVNHETYDKSNKVVSNASCTTNCLAPLAKVINDNFGIVEALMTTVHAYTATQKTVDGPSGKMWRDGRGAAQNIIPASTGAAKAVGKVIPALNGKCTGMALRVPTANVSVVDLTVRLEKPAKYDDIKAAVKKASEGPLKGILGYTEDEVVSSDFNGDTHSSIFDAGAGISLNEHFVKLISWYDNEFGYSHRVVDLIVYIASKE from the exons ATGGTGGTGAAAGTTGGTATCAACGG ATTTGGCCGCATCGGGCGTCTGGTGACCCGTGCCGCATTTATATCTGATAAACTGTCCGTTGTTGCAATCAATGATCCTTTCATCGATCTGTCCTACATG GAGTATATGTTCAAGTATGACTCCACTCACGGACGCTTCAAGGGAACCGTTGCTATTGAAAATGGAAAGCTGATGATCAATGGCCACCCAATCACCGTCTCTCAGGA ACGTGACCCAGCTAACATCAAATGGGCTGAAGCTGGCGCTGACTACGTGGTGGAGTCTACTGGCGTCTTCACCACAGTCGATAAGGCCTCT GCTCACTTGAAAGGAGGTGCCAAGCGTGTTATCATCTCTGCCCCATCAGCAGATGCGCCTATGTATGTTGTTGGTGTCAACCATGAAACCTATGACAAATCCAATAAGGTTGTCAG CAATGCCTCCTGCACCACAAACTGCCTTGCTCCCCTTGCAAAGGTCATCAATGACAACTTTGGCATTGTTGAGGCCCTGATG ACCACAGTCCATGCCTACACCGCTACCCAGAAGACCGTGGACGGACCATCAGGAAAGATGTGGCGTGATGGCAGAGGTGCCGCACAGAACATCATCCCAGCATCAACTGGTGCAGCTAAGGCTGTAGGCAAAGTCATCCCAGCCCTGAACGG AAAGTGCACTGGTATGGCCCTCAGGGTTCCCACTGCCAACGTGTCAGTCGTTGACTTGACTGTCCGCTTGGAGAAACCA GCCAAATATGACGACATTAAGGCTGCTGTGAAGAAGGCATCTGAAGGACCATTGAAGGGAATCCTGGGATACACAGAGGACGAG gtcgTTTCATCTGACTTCAATGGTGACACCCACTCCTCCATCTTTGATGCTGGCGCAGGCATTTCACTGAACGAGCACTTTGTTAAACTGATCTCTTG GTATGACAATGAATTCGGATACAGCCACCGTGTCGTGGACCTCATAGTTTACATCGCCTCCAAGGAGTAA